A section of the Agrobacterium tumefaciens genome encodes:
- a CDS encoding DUF3563 domain-containing protein has product MFTPLRKIARAVRGKTTQEREFEYLSASVSNVDLEFRQREIDRGLFRR; this is encoded by the coding sequence ATGTTTACTCCGCTTCGCAAGATCGCCCGCGCCGTTCGCGGCAAGACCACGCAGGAACGCGAATTCGAATATCTCAGCGCCTCGGTATCGAATGTCGACCTCGAGTTCCGCCAGCGCGAAATCGACCGCGGCCTGTTCCGCCGGTAA
- a CDS encoding RelA/SpoT family protein, whose translation MMRQYELVERVQKYKPDANEALLNKAYVYAMQKHGQQKRANGDPYISHPLEVAAILTEMHLDESTIAVALLHDTIEDTTATRAEIDELFGEDIGRLVEGLTKLKKLDLVTRKAKQAENLRKLLLAISDDVRVLLVKLADRLHNMRTMEYMPADKRSRISEETMEIYAPLAGRMGMQDMRDELEDLSFRYLNPEAYGTVTKRLQELETRNEGLIKKIEDELRELLVANGLIGAGVKGRQKKPYSVFRKMQSKSLSFEQLSDVYGFRILVDDIPSCYRALGVVHTRWRVVPGRFKDYISTPKQNDYRSIHTTIVGPSRQRIELQIRTKRMHEIAEFGIAAHALYKDGESGEGDLLSKESNAYSWLRHTIESLAEGDSPEEFLEHTKLELFQDQVFCFTPKGKLIALPRGATPIDFAYAVHTNIGDTTVGAKINGRIMPLVTRLNNGDEVEIIRSGVQVPPAAWEEVVVTGKARSAIRRATRMAIRKQYSGLGYRILERTFERAGKTFSRDALKPVLHRLAQKDVEDAIAAVGRGEVSSLDVLRAVFPDYQDERVTVKMTGDDGWFNMRSASGMVFKIPGKSRSVLEDDGAAEMLDGPDPLPIRGLSGNLDVHFSAAGAVPGDRIVGIMEKGKGITIYPIQAPALQRFDDEPERWIDVRWDLDEANKSRFMARVMINALNEPGTLASVAQSIATLDVNIRGLNMVRIGTDFSELALDVEVWDLRQLNQLLSQLKDLDCVSTVTRAFD comes from the coding sequence ATGATGCGGCAATACGAACTCGTTGAACGGGTTCAAAAATATAAACCGGATGCGAATGAGGCCCTGCTGAACAAGGCCTATGTTTACGCGATGCAGAAACATGGTCAGCAAAAGCGGGCCAATGGCGACCCCTACATCTCGCATCCGCTGGAAGTTGCCGCGATCCTCACTGAGATGCACCTTGACGAGTCCACGATTGCAGTTGCCCTGCTGCACGACACGATCGAGGATACGACCGCCACCCGCGCCGAAATCGACGAGCTTTTCGGTGAGGATATTGGGAGGCTGGTCGAAGGCCTGACCAAGCTCAAGAAGCTCGATCTCGTCACCCGCAAGGCCAAGCAGGCAGAGAACCTGCGCAAGCTGCTGCTTGCCATTTCCGATGACGTTCGTGTTCTCCTGGTCAAGCTGGCCGACCGCCTGCACAATATGCGCACCATGGAATACATGCCGGCGGACAAGCGCAGCCGCATTTCCGAAGAGACGATGGAAATCTATGCGCCGCTCGCCGGCCGCATGGGCATGCAGGACATGCGCGACGAGCTTGAGGACCTGTCCTTTCGCTATCTGAACCCGGAAGCCTACGGGACGGTGACGAAACGGCTGCAGGAACTGGAAACGCGCAACGAAGGCCTGATTAAGAAAATCGAGGACGAGCTGCGCGAACTTCTTGTAGCCAATGGCCTGATCGGTGCTGGCGTCAAGGGCCGGCAGAAGAAGCCGTACTCGGTGTTTCGAAAGATGCAGTCGAAGTCGCTTTCCTTCGAGCAACTGTCCGATGTTTACGGGTTCCGCATCCTCGTTGACGATATACCGTCGTGTTACCGGGCGCTGGGCGTCGTTCATACCCGCTGGCGCGTGGTGCCCGGCCGGTTCAAGGACTACATCTCGACACCGAAGCAGAACGACTATCGCTCTATCCACACCACGATCGTTGGTCCCTCGCGTCAGCGTATCGAGCTGCAGATCCGCACCAAGCGCATGCATGAGATTGCCGAATTCGGCATCGCCGCCCATGCGCTTTACAAGGATGGCGAGAGCGGAGAGGGCGATCTTCTCTCCAAGGAATCGAACGCCTATTCCTGGCTGCGCCACACCATCGAATCGCTCGCAGAGGGCGATAGCCCGGAAGAATTCCTGGAGCACACCAAGCTCGAACTTTTCCAGGATCAGGTCTTCTGCTTTACGCCCAAGGGCAAGCTGATCGCGCTGCCGCGCGGCGCGACCCCGATCGATTTCGCCTATGCGGTTCACACCAATATCGGCGACACCACTGTCGGCGCCAAGATCAACGGCCGGATCATGCCGCTTGTCACGCGGCTCAACAACGGTGACGAAGTCGAAATCATCCGCTCGGGCGTGCAGGTGCCGCCCGCGGCTTGGGAAGAGGTGGTGGTGACGGGCAAGGCGCGTTCGGCCATCCGCCGCGCCACCCGCATGGCGATCCGCAAGCAGTACTCCGGCCTCGGCTATCGTATTCTGGAGCGCACCTTCGAGCGTGCCGGCAAGACCTTCTCGCGCGACGCCCTGAAGCCGGTGCTGCATCGTCTGGCGCAGAAGGATGTCGAAGACGCCATCGCAGCCGTCGGCCGCGGCGAAGTCTCCTCGCTCGATGTGCTGCGTGCGGTCTTCCCGGATTATCAGGATGAGCGCGTGACCGTGAAGATGACCGGCGACGACGGCTGGTTCAACATGCGCAGCGCCTCCGGCATGGTCTTCAAGATTCCCGGCAAGTCGCGCTCGGTGCTGGAAGATGACGGTGCGGCTGAAATGCTGGATGGACCCGATCCTTTGCCGATCCGCGGCCTCTCCGGCAATCTCGACGTGCACTTCAGTGCTGCCGGCGCCGTTCCGGGGGACCGCATCGTGGGTATCATGGAAAAAGGCAAGGGCATCACCATCTATCCGATCCAGGCGCCGGCGCTGCAACGCTTCGATGACGAGCCGGAACGTTGGATCGATGTGCGCTGGGACCTTGATGAGGCGAACAAGTCGCGCTTCATGGCGCGGGTGATGATCAATGCGCTCAACGAACCAGGCACGCTCGCCTCGGTCGCGCAGTCGATCGCGACGCTCGACGTCAACATCCGCGGCCTCAACATGGTCCGCATCGGTACTGACTTCTCCGAGCTGGCGCTGGATGTGGAGGTCTGGGATCTCCGGCAGCTGAACCAGCTTCTGTCGCAGTTGAAAGATCTAGACTGCGTGTCAACAGTGACGCGTGCCTTCGATTGA
- the rpoZ gene encoding DNA-directed RNA polymerase subunit omega has product MARVTVEDCIDKVDNRFELVLLASHRARQISQGSSITIDRDNDKNPVVALREIADETLSPDDLKEDLIHSLQKHVEVDEPEPDPVTLAAASADSEDDDQPETVTFDQMSEEELLAGIEGLVPPEKNDDY; this is encoded by the coding sequence ATGGCCCGCGTCACAGTTGAAGATTGCATTGATAAAGTAGACAACCGTTTCGAACTGGTGCTTCTGGCCAGCCACCGTGCACGCCAGATTTCGCAGGGCTCCTCGATCACGATCGACCGCGACAACGACAAGAACCCCGTCGTCGCCCTGCGCGAAATCGCTGACGAGACTTTGTCTCCTGACGATCTGAAGGAAGATCTCATCCACTCGCTGCAGAAGCATGTGGAAGTGGACGAGCCCGAGCCCGATCCGGTCACGCTTGCAGCCGCATCTGCCGACAGCGAAGACGACGACCAGCCGGAAACCGTTACGTTCGACCAGATGTCGGAAGAAGAACTGCTGGCCGGTATCGAAGGCCTTGTGCCGCCGGAAAAAAATGACGATTATTGA
- a CDS encoding NYN domain-containing protein, with the protein MFDPREKIALFIDGANLYAASKSLGFDIDYRKLLKAFQKRGYLLRAYYYTALIEDQEYSSIRPLIDWLDYNGYKVVTKPAKEFTDALGRRKIKGNMDIELAVDAMEQSETVDHLVLFSGDGDFTTLVDALQRKGRKVSVVSTMATQPAMIADDLRRQADHFIDLMTLKAEIGRDPAERPVRHAEGPETV; encoded by the coding sequence ATGTTCGATCCACGGGAAAAAATTGCGCTCTTTATAGATGGAGCCAATCTTTATGCTGCATCGAAAAGCCTGGGATTCGATATCGACTACCGCAAGCTTCTGAAGGCGTTTCAAAAGCGTGGATATCTTCTGCGCGCCTATTATTACACTGCCTTGATCGAGGATCAGGAGTATTCCTCGATCCGCCCGCTGATCGACTGGCTAGACTATAATGGTTACAAGGTTGTGACGAAGCCGGCGAAGGAATTCACCGACGCGCTGGGTCGCCGCAAGATCAAGGGCAACATGGACATCGAATTGGCAGTCGATGCGATGGAACAGTCCGAAACCGTCGACCATCTGGTGCTGTTCTCGGGCGACGGCGATTTCACCACGCTGGTGGACGCGCTGCAGCGCAAGGGCCGAAAGGTATCCGTGGTTTCGACCATGGCCACGCAGCCAGCCATGATAGCCGACGATCTGCGTCGCCAGGCTGACCACTTTATCGATCTGATGACGCTGAAGGCAGAAATCGGCCGCGACCCGGCCGAGCGCCCGGTCCGTCACGCCGAAGGCCCGGAAACGGTCTGA
- a CDS encoding methyl-accepting chemotaxis protein: MTGQAKVDRQLDERLNFLGLGHVERQNLSDMKAVITGSLDASLDRFYVKARSVPDTAKFFSSDAHVQHAKGMQLKHWERIASGTFNDDYTNAVTAIGRTHARLGLEPRWYIGGYALMLDGIVKAVIDSELKGFFVEKKARKVKDALSATIKAALLDMDYSISVYLDVLAAERQKVEAEQAQMKKEQEHVLALLNNALDKLANGDLTANISENTAPQFEGLIANFNAAAGNLSEAFSQIVDEANKISGNTRELTSATDDMARRTEQQAAALEETAAAVEQITTISKLSAQRSEEARAIVESSAIEAARSRDVVTDAVKAMGAIEESSQKITQIISVIDEISFQTNLLALNAGVEAARAGEAGKGFAVVAQEVRELAQRSATAAKEIKTLIAKSSDDVMQGVSLVNKTGESLNTIGNKVDHIQEHIVSLTKAAQEQSVGIQEINAAINSMDNLTQKNAAMVEETNAATHNLSDVSANLAALVSRFSVSATRAHVERAYRAA; this comes from the coding sequence ATGACAGGCCAAGCAAAAGTTGACAGACAACTTGATGAAAGACTGAATTTCCTGGGGCTTGGCCATGTCGAGCGGCAAAACCTCTCCGACATGAAGGCCGTCATCACCGGCTCGCTTGATGCCTCTCTCGATCGCTTTTATGTGAAAGCTCGTTCCGTCCCTGACACGGCGAAGTTCTTTTCCAGCGACGCGCATGTACAGCACGCCAAGGGCATGCAGCTGAAGCACTGGGAAAGAATTGCATCCGGCACCTTCAACGACGATTACACCAATGCCGTTACCGCCATTGGTCGCACCCATGCGAGACTGGGACTGGAGCCGCGCTGGTATATCGGCGGTTATGCGCTGATGCTCGACGGCATCGTCAAGGCAGTGATCGACTCCGAGCTCAAAGGCTTTTTCGTGGAGAAGAAGGCCCGAAAGGTCAAGGATGCCCTGTCCGCCACCATCAAGGCCGCATTGCTCGACATGGATTACTCCATCTCCGTTTACCTTGACGTGCTGGCGGCCGAACGCCAGAAGGTCGAGGCTGAGCAGGCGCAGATGAAGAAGGAGCAGGAGCATGTTCTGGCACTGCTGAACAACGCCCTCGACAAGCTGGCCAATGGCGATCTCACCGCGAATATCAGCGAAAATACAGCCCCGCAATTTGAAGGGCTGATCGCCAATTTCAACGCGGCAGCCGGCAATCTCTCCGAGGCGTTTTCGCAGATCGTCGACGAGGCCAACAAGATTTCCGGCAATACCCGCGAGTTGACCTCTGCCACCGACGACATGGCGCGGCGCACGGAGCAGCAGGCGGCCGCATTGGAGGAAACCGCCGCAGCCGTTGAGCAGATCACCACCATCTCCAAGCTTTCCGCGCAGCGCTCCGAAGAAGCAAGGGCCATCGTCGAAAGCTCGGCCATTGAGGCTGCACGCTCGCGAGATGTGGTAACCGATGCCGTCAAGGCCATGGGCGCGATCGAGGAATCCTCGCAGAAGATTACCCAGATCATTTCGGTGATCGACGAAATCTCGTTCCAGACCAACCTTCTGGCGTTGAACGCAGGCGTGGAAGCGGCCCGCGCAGGTGAGGCCGGCAAGGGATTTGCCGTGGTTGCACAGGAGGTGCGCGAACTCGCGCAACGCTCAGCCACCGCCGCCAAGGAAATCAAGACCCTCATCGCCAAATCCTCCGACGATGTGATGCAGGGCGTGTCGCTCGTCAACAAGACAGGCGAGTCGCTCAACACGATCGGCAACAAGGTTGACCATATTCAGGAACATATCGTGTCGCTGACAAAAGCGGCGCAGGAACAGTCCGTCGGCATCCAGGAAATCAACGCCGCCATCAACAGCATGGACAATCTGACCCAGAAAAATGCCGCCATGGTGGAAGAGACTAATGCGGCGACGCATAATCTCAGCGATGTCAGCGCCAATCTGGCGGCGCTCGTCAGCCGGTTCAGCGTTTCGGCAACGCGCGCACATGTGGAGCGGGCCTATCGGGCCGCTTGA
- the smpB gene encoding SsrA-binding protein SmpB: protein MVNKIVAENRKARFNYEIVDTYEAGLVLTGTEVKSLREGKANIAESYASDEGDEIWLINSHLPEYLQANRFNHEPRRRRKLLLNKREINRLRAGINREGMTLVPLKIYFNDKGRAKLELALAKGKKLHDKRETEKERDWNRQKSRLLKGGAA, encoded by the coding sequence GTGGTGAACAAGATCGTTGCGGAAAACCGCAAGGCCCGGTTCAACTACGAAATCGTCGACACCTATGAGGCAGGACTGGTGCTGACCGGCACCGAGGTCAAGTCGCTGCGCGAAGGCAAGGCGAATATTGCCGAATCCTATGCCTCGGACGAGGGCGATGAAATCTGGCTCATCAATTCCCATCTGCCGGAATATCTGCAGGCCAACCGCTTCAACCATGAGCCGCGCCGCCGCCGGAAATTGCTGCTGAACAAGCGCGAGATCAACCGCCTGCGCGCCGGCATCAATCGCGAAGGCATGACGCTGGTGCCCTTGAAGATCTACTTCAACGACAAGGGCCGCGCAAAGCTGGAACTGGCGCTCGCCAAGGGCAAGAAGTTGCACGACAAGCGCGAGACCGAGAAGGAACGCGACTGGAACCGGCAGAAATCGCGGTTGCTGAAGGGTGGGGCGGCCTAA
- the dapA gene encoding 4-hydroxy-tetrahydrodipicolinate synthase, producing MFKGSIPALITPFTDNGAVDEQAFAAHVEWQIAEGSNGLVPVGTTGESPTLSHDEHKRVVELCIEVAAKRVPVIAGAGSNNTDEAIELALHAQEAGADALLVVTPYYNKPTQKGLFAHFSAVAEAVKLPIVIYNIPPRSVVDMSPETMGALVKAHKNIVGVKDATGKLDRVSEQRISCGKEFIQLSGEDGTALGFNAHGGVGCISVTANVAPRLCSEFQAAMLAGDYAKALDYQDRLMPLHKAIFMEPGVCGTKYALSKTRGGNRRVRSPLMSTLEPVTEAAIDAALKHAGLMN from the coding sequence ATGTTCAAGGGATCAATTCCCGCCCTCATTACCCCGTTCACGGACAATGGCGCTGTGGACGAACAGGCATTCGCCGCCCATGTGGAATGGCAGATCGCCGAAGGCAGCAACGGACTTGTGCCTGTTGGCACAACGGGGGAATCTCCAACCCTCTCCCATGACGAGCACAAACGTGTCGTTGAGCTGTGCATTGAGGTAGCGGCGAAACGGGTTCCGGTTATTGCGGGCGCTGGCTCCAACAATACGGATGAGGCAATCGAGCTTGCCCTGCATGCGCAGGAAGCTGGCGCGGATGCGCTGCTGGTGGTGACGCCCTATTACAACAAGCCGACCCAGAAGGGCCTGTTTGCACATTTCTCGGCCGTCGCCGAAGCGGTGAAGCTGCCGATCGTGATTTACAACATCCCGCCGCGTTCCGTGGTCGATATGTCGCCGGAAACGATGGGCGCGCTGGTCAAGGCGCATAAGAACATCGTCGGCGTGAAGGACGCGACCGGCAAGCTCGACCGCGTCTCCGAGCAGCGCATTTCCTGCGGCAAGGAATTCATCCAGCTTTCTGGCGAGGATGGCACTGCGCTCGGATTTAACGCCCACGGCGGCGTCGGTTGCATTTCGGTCACGGCCAATGTCGCGCCGCGTCTGTGTTCGGAATTCCAGGCGGCGATGCTGGCAGGGGACTATGCCAAGGCGCTTGATTACCAGGATCGCCTGATGCCCCTGCACAAGGCCATCTTCATGGAACCGGGCGTCTGCGGCACGAAATACGCGCTTTCGAAGACCCGCGGCGGCAATCGCCGGGTGCGTTCGCCTCTGATGAGCACGCTGGAACCGGTGACGGAAGCGGCGATCGACGCGGCGCTGAAGCATGCCGGCCTGATGAACTGA
- a CDS encoding lytic transglycosylase domain-containing protein: protein MKKTVWGLMAAGLAATVWNALAGPLPEGTAPLPYVKPNAPTVPAFMPASPEVTGAIPRLNRPDDTSQLKAGLDALSSRDAARAIALRNAMPTGSLDRHILTWAIAVSGQRDVSSAEIATAQRDLIGWPGAATLRANSEKALYREDPPASQVLAAFGNSRPETAEGSVALAKALAATGKISESQALIRQLWVTEGMDKDMEDRVLATFPTYLTPADHKARMDYLMYRSRISQAKRFGDLGKAQSLYNAWAAVLQRSANATVLLGKVDTSWRNDPTYLFARIENLRNQQKYPEAAVLLRQAPKDTAKLVNPGEWWNERRIIARGVADLGDFAEAYRIVANHSATSPVDIADAEFHAGWYALRALRDPAAASRHFNALLQTSNRPLSASRAYYWLGRTAEAGGPGNAKDFFTKAAAHPGTFYGQLAAARIGTKTLNVTYPSPSNGDRERFAGREAVRAIDRLEAAGYAWRADSLYRSLAEQLDSPGELAILAARAEGNGNHQVSLQIGKTAFSRGIDAAALAYPLGVIPASANIAASGKALAYAIARQESAFNPAAVSPANARGLLQLLPGTAKGVAGRHGLPYTPAMLTSDAGYNATLGAHYLGEQIDSFGGSYILTFIAYNAGPKRVPEWIARYGDPRGKPIDDVVDWIERIPFPETRNYVQRVMENYQVYKTRLGQQSDIVDDLRHGRAG, encoded by the coding sequence ATGAAGAAGACAGTCTGGGGATTGATGGCGGCGGGGCTTGCCGCAACCGTGTGGAACGCACTGGCCGGACCGCTGCCGGAAGGTACGGCCCCGCTTCCCTATGTCAAGCCGAATGCGCCGACCGTGCCGGCCTTCATGCCCGCCTCCCCCGAGGTCACCGGCGCGATACCCCGGCTGAACCGCCCGGATGACACCAGCCAGTTGAAGGCCGGGCTCGACGCGCTTTCCAGCCGGGATGCTGCGCGCGCGATTGCGCTCCGGAACGCCATGCCGACGGGCAGTCTTGATCGCCATATCCTGACCTGGGCAATTGCCGTTTCTGGCCAGCGGGATGTATCCTCCGCCGAGATTGCCACGGCCCAGCGAGACCTTATTGGCTGGCCCGGTGCGGCGACCCTGCGCGCCAATTCCGAAAAAGCGCTCTACCGTGAAGACCCGCCCGCCTCTCAGGTGCTTGCGGCCTTCGGCAACAGCCGGCCGGAAACTGCCGAGGGGAGCGTGGCGCTTGCCAAGGCGCTTGCTGCGACTGGCAAAATCTCCGAATCTCAGGCCCTCATCCGCCAGCTTTGGGTGACCGAGGGCATGGACAAGGACATGGAAGACCGTGTGCTTGCCACGTTTCCCACCTATCTGACGCCCGCCGACCACAAGGCGCGCATGGACTATCTGATGTATCGCAGCCGGATCAGCCAGGCGAAGCGTTTCGGCGACCTCGGCAAGGCGCAGTCGCTCTACAACGCCTGGGCCGCCGTCCTGCAGCGATCCGCGAATGCCACGGTCTTGCTGGGCAAAGTCGACACCTCCTGGCGCAATGACCCTACCTATCTCTTCGCGCGCATCGAGAACCTGCGCAACCAGCAGAAATACCCTGAAGCTGCCGTGCTTTTGCGCCAGGCACCGAAGGACACGGCAAAACTCGTCAATCCCGGTGAATGGTGGAACGAGCGACGTATCATTGCGCGTGGCGTCGCCGATCTCGGTGATTTTGCTGAAGCGTACCGCATTGTCGCCAACCATTCCGCCACCTCCCCCGTCGATATTGCCGATGCGGAGTTCCATGCCGGTTGGTATGCGCTCAGAGCGTTGCGCGATCCGGCGGCGGCCTCGCGCCACTTCAATGCGCTGCTGCAGACCTCGAACCGGCCGCTCTCGGCATCACGCGCCTACTATTGGCTCGGACGCACGGCGGAAGCCGGTGGACCGGGCAATGCGAAGGACTTCTTCACCAAAGCGGCGGCTCATCCCGGCACATTTTATGGCCAGCTGGCTGCGGCGCGGATAGGCACGAAGACGCTCAACGTCACCTATCCAAGCCCAAGCAACGGCGACCGGGAACGCTTTGCCGGCCGCGAAGCCGTGCGCGCCATCGACCGCCTTGAGGCCGCCGGCTACGCTTGGCGGGCCGACAGCCTGTATCGCTCGCTTGCCGAGCAGCTCGACAGCCCCGGCGAACTTGCCATTCTGGCAGCGCGGGCGGAAGGTAACGGCAATCATCAGGTTTCGCTGCAAATCGGCAAGACCGCCTTCAGCCGCGGCATCGATGCGGCCGCCCTTGCCTATCCGCTTGGCGTCATTCCCGCCAGCGCCAATATTGCCGCCTCCGGCAAGGCGCTTGCCTATGCCATTGCGCGCCAGGAAAGCGCCTTCAACCCTGCTGCCGTCTCCCCCGCAAATGCGCGCGGCCTGCTGCAACTGCTGCCCGGCACCGCCAAGGGCGTGGCAGGCCGCCACGGCTTGCCCTACACCCCCGCCATGTTGACGAGCGATGCCGGCTACAACGCCACGCTCGGCGCGCATTATCTCGGCGAACAGATCGACAGCTTCGGCGGATCCTACATCCTCACCTTCATCGCCTATAATGCAGGTCCGAAGCGCGTGCCGGAATGGATCGCCCGCTACGGCGACCCGCGCGGCAAGCCGATCGACGACGTGGTCGACTGGATCGAGCGCATCCCCTTCCCCGAAACGCGCAACTATGTGCAGCGTGTGATGGAGAATTACCAGGTCTATAAGACAAGGCTTGGCCAGCAATCCGACATCGTCGATGACCTGCGCCATGGGCGGGCGGGATAA
- a CDS encoding porin produces the protein MNIKSLLIGSAAALAAVSGAHAADAIVAAEPEPLEYVRVCDAFGTGFFYIPGTETCLKFGGYIRFQTDFGRDAKGTSDWNSFTRAQFEVDTRTDTELGALRGFIGFRGNADNGSASGSSVFVDQAFIELGGLKVGNMYTWWDDDLSGETDVLSSNTTRGNAIRYTYDAGSFYAGLSVEELDSTRDVTSNIGVVKGGVYEGPNNVGVSGIIGAKFGAVTANLLGSYDTDQENGAIRAIVTAEIGPGTFGLAGVWASGANFYYEESEWAVAAEYAIKATDRLTITPGAQYLGTIDIAPDGDFTGNNDAWRAGLTVDYKITDGFAAKVAANYQDVDGPTGDSWTGFVRLQRSF, from the coding sequence ATGAACATCAAGAGCCTTCTCATCGGCTCCGCTGCAGCTCTCGCAGCAGTATCTGGCGCTCACGCTGCCGACGCGATCGTCGCTGCTGAGCCTGAGCCCCTGGAATACGTTCGCGTTTGCGACGCTTTCGGCACCGGCTTCTTCTACATCCCCGGCACCGAAACCTGCCTGAAGTTCGGGGGTTACATCCGTTTCCAAACCGACTTCGGCCGTGATGCCAAGGGTACGTCTGACTGGAACTCCTTCACGCGCGCTCAGTTTGAAGTTGACACCCGCACCGACACCGAGCTCGGCGCTCTGCGTGGCTTCATCGGCTTCCGTGGCAACGCTGACAACGGCTCTGCTTCTGGTTCCAGCGTTTTCGTTGACCAGGCTTTCATCGAACTCGGCGGCCTGAAGGTCGGTAACATGTACACCTGGTGGGATGACGATCTCTCCGGCGAAACGGACGTCCTGTCTTCGAACACGACCCGCGGTAACGCTATCCGTTACACCTACGACGCTGGTTCCTTCTATGCAGGCCTGAGCGTTGAAGAGCTTGACTCCACCCGCGACGTGACCTCGAACATCGGCGTTGTCAAGGGCGGCGTTTATGAAGGTCCGAACAATGTTGGCGTCAGCGGCATCATCGGTGCCAAGTTCGGCGCGGTTACTGCCAACCTGCTCGGCTCCTACGATACGGACCAGGAAAATGGCGCGATCCGTGCAATCGTCACGGCTGAAATCGGTCCTGGCACCTTCGGTCTCGCAGGCGTTTGGGCATCCGGCGCGAACTTCTACTACGAAGAGTCTGAATGGGCAGTTGCTGCCGAGTACGCCATCAAGGCTACCGATCGTCTGACGATCACTCCCGGCGCTCAGTATCTCGGCACGATCGATATCGCTCCCGATGGTGATTTCACCGGCAACAACGACGCATGGCGCGCTGGTCTGACGGTTGACTACAAGATCACCGACGGCTTCGCTGCCAAGGTTGCTGCGAACTACCAGGACGTCGACGGTCCGACCGGCGACAGCTGGACCGGTTTCGTTCGCCTTCAGCGTTCGTTCTAA
- a CDS encoding porin, translating into MNIKSLLIGSAAALAAVSGAHAADAIVAAEPEPLEYVRVCDAFGTGFFYIPGTETCLKFQGYVRFQTDFGRDKKGTSDWNTFTRAQFEVDTRTDTELGALRGFIGFRGNADNGTAAGSSVFVDQAFIELGGLKVGKFYNWWDDGLSGETDVLANNTLFNSIRYTYDAGSFWVGVSVDELEGSNAGIFRVDEFGFATQEPDNNVGVSAGIGAKLGGASLQFIGGYDTDQEEGALRLIATADLGPGTLGLAGVWASGGNAYYNQSEWAVAAEYAIKATDRLTITPGAQWFGNVADGVNASGLGTAISGGTIRRGDDFSNRDAWQAGLTVDYKITEGLSAKIAANYFDEDERDDSWNGFVRLQRSF; encoded by the coding sequence ATGAACATCAAGAGCCTTCTCATCGGCTCCGCTGCGGCTCTCGCAGCAGTTTCCGGCGCTCACGCTGCCGACGCTATCGTCGCTGCTGAGCCTGAGCCCCTGGAATACGTTCGCGTTTGCGACGCTTTCGGCACCGGCTTCTTCTACATCCCCGGCACCGAAACCTGCCTGAAGTTCCAGGGCTACGTTCGTTTCCAGACCGACTTCGGCCGTGACAAGAAGGGCACTTCCGACTGGAACACCTTCACGCGCGCTCAGTTCGAAGTTGACACCCGCACCGACACCGAGCTCGGCGCTCTGCGTGGCTTCATCGGCTTCCGTGGCAATGCTGACAACGGCACCGCTGCTGGTTCCAGCGTTTTCGTTGACCAGGCTTTCATCGAACTCGGCGGCCTGAAGGTCGGTAAGTTCTACAACTGGTGGGACGATGGTCTCTCTGGCGAAACCGACGTTCTCGCGAACAACACCCTGTTCAACTCCATTCGTTACACCTACGACGCCGGTTCGTTCTGGGTTGGCGTTTCGGTTGACGAACTCGAAGGCTCCAACGCTGGTATCTTCCGCGTAGACGAATTCGGTTTTGCTACCCAGGAGCCTGACAACAACGTTGGCGTTTCTGCTGGTATCGGTGCAAAGCTCGGCGGCGCTTCGCTGCAGTTCATCGGTGGTTATGACACCGACCAGGAAGAAGGCGCTCTGCGTCTGATCGCAACTGCCGACCTCGGCCCGGGCACGCTCGGCCTGGCTGGTGTTTGGGCTTCCGGCGGCAACGCTTACTACAACCAGTCTGAATGGGCTGTTGCAGCTGAGTACGCCATCAAGGCTACCGATCGTCTGACGATCACCCCCGGCGCTCAGTGGTTCGGCAACGTTGCTGACGGCGTAAACGCTTCCGGTCTCGGCACTGCAATCTCCGGCGGCACGATCCGTCGCGGCGACGACTTCTCGAACCGCGATGCATGGCAGGCTGGTCTGACGGTTGACTACAAGATCACCGAAGGCCTCTCCGCTAAGATCGCTGCTAACTACTTTGACGAAGACGAGCGTGACGACTCCTGGAACGGTTTCGTTCGCCTGCAGCGTTCGTTCTAA